Proteins encoded in a region of the Oncorhynchus gorbuscha isolate QuinsamMale2020 ecotype Even-year linkage group LG16, OgorEven_v1.0, whole genome shotgun sequence genome:
- the LOC123999492 gene encoding uncharacterized protein LOC123999492, whose translation MDVLKFVVLIVAVFAQVYCALGTPTSDDGDIWSIENWQRDPLESGLAFRVADLTKRSELQQFQQLVGQSSGNKADMFIGLMGRRSSSRESQEEWNKPQYY comes from the exons ATGGACGTTTTAAAGTTTGTGGTTTTGATAGTTGCAGTTTTTGCGCAGGTTTACTGTGCCCTGGGAACCCCAACCAGCGACGATGGAGATATTTGGTCGATTGAAAACTGGCAG AGGGATCCGTTGGAGAGTGGCTTGGCCTTCCGCGTGGCTGACCTCACCAAGAGGTCCGAATTGCAGCAGTTTCAACAACTCGTGGGGCAAAGCTCAG GGAATAAAGCAGACATGTTTATTGGACTCATGGGTCGAAGGTCCTCAAGTCGAG aGTCACAAGAGGAATGGAACAAGCCCCAGTATTACTAG